AGTTTGGTATCCAATTCATTAAATAAATTTTCATTTTCAAGTAATTGCTTTGTTAAATTTTGTTGTTTTTTAATTTCTTCTATGCTTGTTATTGGGCTTAGCAATTTGCGATATATTTCTGCTATGCCTGTTGCAGTTATGCTTCTTTTTTCCAAATCAAAAGACTTTGTTAGTTGAGAAGCCAAATATTTTCTAGAATTGGATCTTGTTCCGCATAAAATGTTTAAATCTTGCCAAGTCATTTCGTCCAAAACATTTGATTCAGGAATATTATTTTTGCTGTAATATTCGGATATAAGATTTAGTACCAATTTTTGTTTACTATCTTCGTTTGGATTTTTTTGTGCATCTAATTTTGACTTTAGAAAACCTTTTAAACCTAATTTGTTATATTCTTTCCGTAGGGCTCTCAAGCCATTTTCTTCTATTGGCGTGCTTAAAGATTTTGTATTTTCTTTGATTATCTTATCAAAAATATTTGGCTCTGTTTTCTCGAGTTTCGTTGCTTGTTCTATGATTTTATTAATTTCTTCTATTTCTGATTCTGAATACCAAAGAATTTTTAAATCCCCACTTTCTACAAGATTATTTATATTTGTTTTTGATATTTCTATAGATTTAAATTCGTTGTTTTCATAATCTCTTATAATTTCGTACAAAATGATATTCTCTTTATTTTCGGATTCTATAATTTCTCCGAATATCTTTTTTGAATTTTCATCTTTTATTAAGTATTCGCCGATAGCTTTAGCAGAATTTGTTATTTGATCTATTTCTACGGTTTTACCAATAGTACATAATTGTTCATTAAGTGCCGAAAGATTATTAAATAATAAGAATAGATACAAAAGATATATATTTTTTAGAAAAAACTTGTTCATGTTTATGCCCCACCCTAAATTGAATTAAACATTTTTTAATTTAATAAGTTTTCATTATATAAAATTACAAAAAATAGTAAATATTTTAAAATATAGAATATAAAAATAAAACTGGAGCTAAGAATTTAATCTTAGCTCCAGTTTTAATATAAGGTTATTTTTTTAGCTTATTAAGCGTTAATTTCACCAATTTCTTTTTCTACAGCTTTTATTATTTCGCCATCTCTTAGCATTTGTTCAATAATTGCCATATCTTTGTACATAATTCTATCATCAGATACAAATTCAACTTTTTCGCGAACCAAATCTTTAACAATTGAAATGGCTTTTCCCGGTTTATTTTCTCTAAAATCCAAGGCTTGTATTGCATTGTATAATTCAATTGCTATTACCGAGTAAGTATTATTTAAAACACTTAAAGCTTTTCTGGATGCAATTGATCCCATACTTACGTGATCTTCTTGATTTGCGCAAGTTGGTATTGAATCAACAGATGCAGGATGTGCTAAAATTTTATTTTCAGAAACCAATGCTGCTGCTGTATATTGAGGTATCATGAATCCGGAGTTTAATCCACTGGAGTTAACTAAAAATGCAGGTAAATTATCATTTAAATTTGGATCAACAATACGAGCAACTCTTCTTTCAGAAATATCTGCAATTTCAGATACCGCTATAGCAAAAAAATCCATAGCCAATGCTATTGGTTGTCCGTGAAAGTTTCCACCCGATACTGCGCCTTCTTCAAAAATCAAAGGATTGTCTGTGGCTGAATTCATTTCTGTTAAAAGAATTTTTTCAACGTAATTTACAGCATCCATTGATGCACCCATAACTTGTGGAAAACATCTTATACTGTAGGCATCTTGTACTTTTTTAGTATTTGAATTAACTAAATTACTTCCATCTATGAGACGTCTTATATTTTCTGCACATTTTATTTGTCCATCATGAGGTCTTGCAAAATGTAATTTTGGATTAAATGGACTTGTACGTGCTCTTAATGCTTCCATGCTTGCAGCAGCTGTTATTTGTGCATTTTTTACTAATTTTTTTGCATCATATAAAGATAATGCTGCAATTGCCGTTAAAACCGGTGTGCCATTATTAAGAGCTAAACCTTCTTTAGATGTTAATGAAATAGGTTCAAAATTTAATTCTTTTAATACATCAGCTGTATCATATCTTTTGCCATTTAAAAATACTTCACCTTCACCAATTAATACCAATGCTATATGTGATAGTGGTACTAAATCACCGCTGGCTCCGACAGAACCCTTTTCCGGAACATATGGATAAATATTTTTATTTAAAAGTTCGATTAGTTTTTCAACTGTAGAAAGTCTAATTCCTGAAAAGCCTTTTGCAAATGTATTAATTCTTAATAAAATTGCAGCTCTAACTATTTCTTGAGATAGAGGGCTTCCAACTCCTGCAGAATGGCTTCTAATTAAATTTGATTGTAAATCTGTTGCTTGATCTTTATTTATTGAAACATTTCCTAAAAAACCAAACCCTGTTGTAAGACCATAAACAACTTTTTCTTGATTTACCAAATCTTCAACATATTGGCGTGTTTTAAAAATTCTATTTTTTGCATCTTGTGATAATTCTACTTTGGCATTGTTTCTTGCTACATCTATTACATTGTCAAAATTTAAATTATCTCCATTTATTGTTACAACTGAATTTTGTGCGAAAATTGATGAAACGACTAATGTTGTTAAAAATAAAAAAGATATTTTATTCTTTTTATGCATAACAAAAGACCTCTCTCTTTTGAAAAACTTTTTATAAAAAATTACTAACTCACGAAAAGATCTTTAATTAGCTAATTAATCGATTATCTAGGAGTGTAAAATGATATTATTTTTTGTCAAATAAGTTTACTGAATCATATAAAAGAAATTTTTATTTTTTGACAAAATTTAAAATGTTTGTTTAAACTTACTCTAATAAAGAAGGGATTTTTATGAAAAACACAGATTGTTTATTATACGGTTTTTGTAATTTAAGTGTTTTAAATCATATTCGAATCCATCATCATAGCCGATAAGGCTATAAATATTTTTTTATTCAAATTTTTAAATTCTTAATTTTTAATAGTTAAATTTTTTCAAACGAAATTATATTTTGGAGTTCTATTCATGAATAGTATTTTTATAACTTTATTTATTGGATTGGGTGTAGTTTATTTAATATTGGGACTTGTTTTTTCCAGAGGTATAAAAAATCTAAAAGATTATTTTTTAGCCGGTAGAAAACTTGGAATATGGGGATTAACTTCTACCTTAGTTGGAACGCAAATTGGTGGTGGGCTTGTTTTGGGAACTGCTGCCGAAAGTTACAAATATGGCTTTTATGGAATTTTTTATTCTTTAGGAATTTGTTTGGGTTTTTTACTTTTAGGGCTTGGATTTGCGTACAAGTTAAGAGCTTTTGAAATATCAACTGTAGCTGAAATATTTGAAGTTTTTTATGGGTCTAAGTTTTTAAAAAAATTAGCATCTTTAATTTCAGCAATATCTTTATGTGGAATTTTGGCGGCTCAAGTTTTGGCTTTAAAGAGTTTGCTTTTTGGACTTGGAATAACAAGTAATACAGTTGTAATATTAACTTGGGCTTTTTTAGTAATTTATACAATGATTGGTGGCTTAAAGGCTGTGGTAGCAAGTGATCTTTTTCAGGTTTTTATAATATTGTCTGTTATTACCGGTTTGTTCTTTTATAGTTTTAGCGCAAATAATTTTTCCATAATGGATTTAAAGAATCTTTTCTTTAATAAAGAATTATTTTCAACGCAAGATTTAAAATTTAATTCTCTTTTTGCAATATTGGTTGTACCGATACTATTCTCTTTAATAGAACAAGATTTGGCACAGAAATTTTTTGCGGCAAAGACCAAATTTGTTGCTTCAATTTCAGCACTAATATCTTTTGTAATAGTTTTATTATTTTCTTTTATACCTGTTTATTTTGGATCTATGGCTAAATATTCAGGGTTGGATGTAGCTTCAGGTTCAAGTCCATTTATAGTTTTTATTTCGAATAATTTTGGCAGTTTAGTTTTGGCATTGGTTGCTTGTGCCGTAAGTGCTGCAATTACTTCAACTTCAAATTCATTACTTACAGCTATCAGCTCGAATTTATCTCAAGATTTTGATTTTAAATTTTTTAAAAGCAAATTATTTCAATCTAAAGTTATAACATTTTTAATTGGTTTATTGGCGCTTGTTTTGGGATTAACGTCTAAAAATATAATAGACACAATAATAATAAGTTATGATTTCATGTTAAGTGCTCTATTTGTACCGTTATTTTTTGTGTTTTTCAAAAAGAATTTTAATAAATTATCTGCTTATTTAAGTATAATTTTAGGGGCTTTAAGTTTTGTAGTTTTAAAAATTTATCCAATAAATTTTCCTGCAGAAATTATAACTTTATCCATATCTTTGATAGGCTATGTTTTAGGATATTTATTTAAAACAAAAAAAATTATTAATTAAGATTGTTTTATGACTCAAGATATTCCGGTGTTGCTAGATTCCGGGGATTTAAAAACAATCCCCGGTTTACACTCTAAAAATTTATTTTTAAAAACAGAAAAAACTAATAAGAAATGATATGACCATTGGTCTTGTGCCGCATGATTTTTTAACTTGCATGAATTTGCTGTCACATAAACCAAATATTATTAATATTCCTGTAAAATAAGATTAATTTATAATTTCTTTTAAAAATCCTACCCACTCTGTATCTTTTGAAAAAATAGTATCTAAATAAGATTCGTCGATTTTATTTCTTGGAAAATAAAAGGCAAGTCCATGCATTTTACTAACAGCTGTCCCTGTAACGTTATAAACAACACAATCTTTTAGTAAATTTAATCCCGTTATAATAAAATTTTTTAAATCTCTAATACATTGAGCACATGTTCCATCAAGCTCAAGCTTGCAAATATATTCCAATAGATTTAAATAAAACATACCTAAATCACGATAATAACTCGAAGAACACATATTTAGTGTATTTTCACGAGCATTAAATATTAATTTAGAAAACTCTTGTTTATGTTTAAGCATAATATTTTTGCATGTAACTATAATATCGTTAAAATTATTAACCAAATTATTAATTTTTGATAAATCTATAGCAGAAAGTGTATAACTATTTTCTTTTGTATTTTTCTGATAATAATCACTATAACTTTTAGTAATAAAAGATAATACATCTAATACTGTTATATTATTTTTATTAAAATTATTAAGTAATCCCAGATAATCCCAGCCATCAACCAGTTCGCAATTTTGTGATCCCACTAAATAGTTAGCATAATCTTTTATTTGATAAGCAACTTCCAACATAGACATTTTGCAGCAATCTGTGCCTAGAATATCTAGTTTATTGTTATCAAGCACTTTCTCTTTAATAGTTTTTAACATATAAACCATTTGAGAATTATTTATAAAAGTTTTATTACCTTCAAACATAAAACCTTTATGTAAATTTCTATGATTTGCATGGTTTATTTGTTCCTCGATATTTTTAATTGGGCAAACTCCATCAACGCAAACATACTCAGGTTCATCAGGTTCTACATCCCAATCAAATGCACCAATGTTATTTTGTTGACACTTTGGGCCTAGAACTCCAAAGCCATGATTCCACATAATAAGAGCATAATGTTTTGCCGGATAATTATCTTTTATAAACTGCATAAAATTGATTACATTTTGTTCTGAATTTTGTAAAAAATCTTCTGTGTTTATTAAATTTATTTTGTTATTACAAATATTATATCTAGAAAAATTTTCGGGCGTTGCATGCACCTGGACAACTAGATTTAAAAATTTACTATCAAATTTAGCCGTAGCCATAGCATTTAAATTTCTATCTTTCCAGAAAGCTAAGCTAGCATCACTATCTTCCATGTAAACGGCAACAGTCCAATCTTTTGGTTCTTGGGAATGTAAATTGAATAAATAAAAATTTATAAAAATAAAAAACAAAAATATTTTATTAAATTTAAACATACTATTCCCCTTAAGATTTTTGAATATTTATCTAAAAAACGTCAAATTTCATCACTTTTTTGTTCAGAAATTTATACTTTCAAGTATTTCTAAAAACTTAACAAAATATATTGCATCGATATTATCTTCTATTGACCAGCAGGCACATAAAACGGCTTGAACATATGACCAATCAAAAATTTCTTTACTATCAAGATTAAGATATTGAGCAAACAAATATATTCTTTTTTGAATTATATTTTTTGCATTGGAAAATTCCAATAATTCCGGAATTGGATTACAAATTGCGGTAGCGGGTTCAAGTGATAAAGCGCCAATTACGCCTTTTGGATCAATTGCGACCCATTTATTTTTATCGTTTAAAAGAATATTTTCATGATGCAAATCTCCATGCAATAAAACTTGTTTGGAATTTGTGGCAACTAATTTTTCACTCAATTTGCGAGCTTTTACAAGATATTGTTCAGGGAGATTCCAACTTTTATCCAATATTTTTAAAGAGTCATAAATATTGGGGAATTTCTTTTGGCCCGGCGCTGCTGATGATTGAAGATTTTGGATTACATCGCTTATTATTTTGACAGCCTGTTCGTCTTGATCGGGAAAAAAAGTTTTTAAACTTATTCCGGGGACTATTTTTTGTAAAAGTAATGCTTTATGTTTAATATCATGATTAATTAATTTTACGCAACCATTTCCGGCAAAAGCATTTAAGGCATTAAGCTCTGCTTGTAGATTATTTATATCAAAAAAAAGTTTTAATATAACCGGTTGGTTATTTTGTTCACAATTCGCAACATAGTTATAAGATAAATTTGGTATAATTTGTAAGTTCGATAAATTCCAAAGTTTTTCTATTTTAGTAATTAATTCAGGAATAGAAGAAAGCCAATTTTGACCAAAATCACCATATAAATTAATAATATTTTTTTTAAACATAATTTATTTTTTAATTATCCAAAATACTTTCACTTTTTAATATAATTTTTAAAGTCTGTCATCAACCAAAAAAGATTCAAATTGCCAAAGTGTTTTTTTATCCGGAGCTTTGGATCCAAATTTTAAATATTTTTTATTGATATTTTTTAATGGCGTCCAGTCTGACTGGATTGATATAAAAGGTTCTATGTATGGTGTGGCAAAATTAAGAATAAATTCATGATCAATATCGTCAGGTAATAAAAAACCCTCTTTTGGATTTTTTATCATCCAAAGTGCAGCTCCAACGACAGATACAGCAACTTGTAAAGTTGTTGCTTGTTGATGTGGTACTAATTTTCTTGCCGTATGAATATCAAGAGCACTTCCAATCCACCAAGAATTAAAATCATGACCCATTAATAAAACACCAAGTTCATCACGACCATCTATAATATCGTCATTAAGAATACGTTGTTTTTTTTGTACATTATATTGTTTCATTCTAAGTTCATGTAAAGATGCAATAGCCGAATCGCAAGGGCAATAAGCATAGTGCACTGTTGGCCTATATATAGCTTTGCCATTTTTCCAAACAGTTAATCTATCGGAAAGACCAAAAGCTTCGCCGTGGCGAATAACCATACCGTTAATTTCTCCAGATGGAACCCATG
The window above is part of the Candidatus Dependentiae bacterium genome. Proteins encoded here:
- the hutH gene encoding histidine ammonia-lyase — translated: MHKKNKISFLFLTTLVVSSIFAQNSVVTINGDNLNFDNVIDVARNNAKVELSQDAKNRIFKTRQYVEDLVNQEKVVYGLTTGFGFLGNVSINKDQATDLQSNLIRSHSAGVGSPLSQEIVRAAILLRINTFAKGFSGIRLSTVEKLIELLNKNIYPYVPEKGSVGASGDLVPLSHIALVLIGEGEVFLNGKRYDTADVLKELNFEPISLTSKEGLALNNGTPVLTAIAALSLYDAKKLVKNAQITAAASMEALRARTSPFNPKLHFARPHDGQIKCAENIRRLIDGSNLVNSNTKKVQDAYSIRCFPQVMGASMDAVNYVEKILLTEMNSATDNPLIFEEGAVSGGNFHGQPIALAMDFFAIAVSEIADISERRVARIVDPNLNDNLPAFLVNSSGLNSGFMIPQYTAAALVSENKILAHPASVDSIPTCANQEDHVSMGSIASRKALSVLNNTYSVIAIELYNAIQALDFRENKPGKAISIVKDLVREKVEFVSDDRIMYKDMAIIEQMLRDGEIIKAVEKEIGEINA
- a CDS encoding sodium:solute symporter family protein; protein product: MNSIFITLFIGLGVVYLILGLVFSRGIKNLKDYFLAGRKLGIWGLTSTLVGTQIGGGLVLGTAAESYKYGFYGIFYSLGICLGFLLLGLGFAYKLRAFEISTVAEIFEVFYGSKFLKKLASLISAISLCGILAAQVLALKSLLFGLGITSNTVVILTWAFLVIYTMIGGLKAVVASDLFQVFIILSVITGLFFYSFSANNFSIMDLKNLFFNKELFSTQDLKFNSLFAILVVPILFSLIEQDLAQKFFAAKTKFVASISALISFVIVLLFSFIPVYFGSMAKYSGLDVASGSSPFIVFISNNFGSLVLALVACAVSAAITSTSNSLLTAISSNLSQDFDFKFFKSKLFQSKVITFLIGLLALVLGLTSKNIIDTIIISYDFMLSALFVPLFFVFFKKNFNKLSAYLSIILGALSFVVLKIYPINFPAEIITLSISLIGYVLGYLFKTKKIIN
- a CDS encoding aminoglycoside phosphotransferase family protein; this encodes MFKKNIINLYGDFGQNWLSSIPELITKIEKLWNLSNLQIIPNLSYNYVANCEQNNQPVILKLFFDINNLQAELNALNAFAGNGCVKLINHDIKHKALLLQKIVPGISLKTFFPDQDEQAVKIISDVIQNLQSSAAPGQKKFPNIYDSLKILDKSWNLPEQYLVKARKLSEKLVATNSKQVLLHGDLHHENILLNDKNKWVAIDPKGVIGALSLEPATAICNPIPELLEFSNAKNIIQKRIYLFAQYLNLDSKEIFDWSYVQAVLCACWSIEDNIDAIYFVKFLEILESINF